In a single window of the Niabella ginsenosidivorans genome:
- the kbl gene encoding glycine C-acetyltransferase, with the protein MNEHFTTRIGQEVEAIKAAGLYKTERVIESPQGAEIIVNLPAGQAGRKKVINFCANNYLGLSAHPDVIKAAHETIDSRGYGMSSVRFICGTQDIHKELEKKLSDFLGTEDTILYAAAFDANGGVFEPLFNERDAIISDALNHASIIDGVRLCKAQRYRYEHNNMGDLEAKLKEASGARSRIIVTDGSFSMDGTIAQLDKIVELAEKYDAAIMIDECHSSGFLGKTGRGTHEYRGVMGKIDIITGTLGKALGGASGGFTSGRKEIIEMLRQKSRPYLFSNTLAPSIVGGSIAVLDILSASTHLRDKLEYNTKYFREKMTAAGFDIKPGDHPIVPIMLYDAVLAAGFAEKLLDEGIYVIGFFFPVVPKGQARIRVQLSAAHEQEHLDKAIAAFTKVGRELGVLK; encoded by the coding sequence ATGAACGAGCATTTTACAACCCGCATAGGGCAGGAAGTGGAAGCAATCAAAGCCGCTGGTCTTTATAAAACCGAACGGGTCATTGAAAGCCCGCAAGGCGCCGAAATTATCGTTAACCTGCCTGCCGGACAGGCAGGTAGAAAAAAGGTGATCAATTTTTGCGCGAATAATTACCTGGGGCTTTCGGCGCACCCGGACGTTATTAAAGCGGCACATGAAACCATTGATTCCCGTGGATATGGAATGAGCAGCGTGCGTTTTATCTGTGGTACGCAGGATATTCATAAGGAACTGGAAAAAAAGCTATCCGACTTTCTGGGTACTGAGGATACTATTTTATATGCTGCCGCTTTTGACGCCAATGGGGGTGTTTTTGAGCCGCTTTTTAATGAGCGGGATGCCATTATCTCTGATGCGCTGAATCATGCCAGTATTATTGACGGGGTTCGTTTATGCAAAGCCCAGCGTTACCGTTACGAACATAATAACATGGGGGATCTTGAGGCAAAGCTGAAAGAAGCCTCCGGTGCGCGCAGCCGCATCATTGTTACTGATGGTTCCTTTAGCATGGACGGCACCATCGCCCAGCTTGATAAGATCGTGGAACTGGCAGAAAAATACGATGCCGCTATTATGATCGATGAATGCCATTCTTCCGGGTTCCTGGGTAAAACAGGTCGTGGTACGCATGAATACCGTGGTGTAATGGGAAAGATTGATATCATTACCGGAACCCTGGGAAAAGCCCTGGGTGGTGCCTCCGGTGGATTTACATCCGGCAGAAAAGAGATCATCGAAATGCTGCGCCAGAAATCCCGGCCCTATTTGTTCAGCAATACGCTGGCGCCTTCTATCGTTGGTGGCTCTATTGCCGTGCTGGATATACTTTCGGCCTCTACACACCTGCGGGACAAGCTGGAATACAATACAAAATATTTCCGTGAAAAAATGACCGCAGCAGGTTTTGATATTAAGCCCGGCGATCACCCGATTGTGCCGATCATGCTGTATGACGCGGTACTGGCAGCCGGCTTTGCAGAAAAATTACTGGATGAAGGAATTTACGTAATCGGGTTCTTCTTTCCTGTTGTGCCCAAAGGCCAGGCGCGCATCCGTGTGCAGTTGAGCGCAGCTCATGAGCAGGAGCACCTGGATAAAGCCATTGCCGCTTTTACAAAAGTGGGCAGGGAGCTGGGCGTGCTGAAATGA
- a CDS encoding ATP-binding protein, which produces MTKDIVRDLENVLYNRADYKKAILLLGPRQVGKTTLAKLLGNKLSSDYIYFNGDEIQTRSLWQLQQVPLLKQTIEKHPVVILDEAQMIEDVGIICKQLIDADLHKQFIITGSSMLDIAHSTQEPLTGRKWEYYLYPISYAELYRHQGFLETNRNLESYLVYGTYPEVASHLPNAVELLNNLTSSYLYKDVLALTGLRKPQLLDRILQALSLQIGSEVSLNELAGLVGADVKTVDQYIYLLEQVFVVYRLNAFSRNLRNEINRKKKIYFYDNGIRNAVIGDYKFPGLRNDLGALWENFLITERKKLLAYHGFYGHTYFWRDKRSEIDYIEEIDGTLYAYEFKWSPGAKVKFPNSFTATYQPRETKVIHRDNYQEWLNAYPY; this is translated from the coding sequence ATGACTAAAGATATTGTTAGGGATTTAGAAAATGTTCTATATAACCGGGCAGATTATAAAAAAGCGATCCTGCTGCTGGGACCCCGCCAGGTGGGAAAAACCACCCTGGCAAAGCTTTTAGGCAACAAACTGTCATCCGATTATATCTATTTTAACGGCGATGAAATACAAACCCGCAGTTTGTGGCAATTGCAGCAGGTGCCCCTGTTAAAACAAACCATCGAGAAGCACCCTGTAGTGATCCTTGATGAAGCACAGATGATTGAGGACGTAGGCATCATCTGTAAGCAACTCATTGATGCGGATCTGCATAAACAGTTCATTATAACAGGTTCTTCCATGTTAGATATTGCTCATTCCACCCAGGAGCCCTTAACCGGCAGGAAATGGGAATATTATCTTTACCCTATCAGTTACGCTGAGTTATACAGGCACCAGGGTTTCCTGGAAACCAACCGCAATCTTGAATCGTACCTGGTTTACGGAACCTACCCGGAGGTAGCCAGCCATCTGCCCAATGCAGTGGAGCTGCTCAACAACCTCACCAGCAGTTACCTGTATAAAGATGTGCTGGCCCTCACCGGCCTCAGGAAACCACAATTACTGGACAGGATCCTGCAGGCCCTATCCCTGCAAATAGGAAGCGAAGTATCCCTGAATGAGCTGGCCGGGCTGGTGGGCGCCGATGTAAAAACCGTGGATCAATATATTTACCTGTTAGAGCAGGTGTTTGTGGTATATCGTCTCAACGCTTTCTCCCGTAATCTCCGCAATGAGATCAACCGCAAAAAAAAGATCTATTTTTATGACAATGGCATCCGGAACGCCGTTATAGGCGATTATAAATTTCCTGGTTTGCGCAATGACCTGGGGGCGCTATGGGAAAACTTTCTCATTACCGAACGTAAAAAATTATTAGCCTACCATGGCTTTTATGGGCATACCTATTTCTGGCGCGATAAACGTTCCGAGATTGACTATATTGAAGAGATCGATGGTACATTATATGCCTATGAGTTTAAATGGAGCCCCGGGGCCAAAGTAAAGTTTCCCAATTCGTTTACAGCAACGTACCAACCCAGGGAAACAAAAGTGATCCACCGCGATAATTATCAGGAGTGGTTAAATGCATATCCTTATTAA
- a CDS encoding TlpA disulfide reductase family protein, whose protein sequence is MKHLIYIVFLAILFAGCKNEHKKTFTVNGTVANTQEKRMYLEEVPVGSMQPVIVDSAEIENGNFTLKTEAAEDVIYNLRLGQLEYPVASVINDVPAVEVSITMSKLNPAFPEGYEVKNSPASQVMKEYLFSFQNKLIPVINDTHKIDSLQHIPKMADSTIAKVRQDRDQKGAELREYALGEIKKAANPALSIFQLGFYQSSANNPELGLKPLEDDLVFSLIDGITKKYPDHVAVNGLKLNLQQAREAEKNRSLVGKQAPEFTLPDATGNSIALSSFRGKYVLVDFWASWCRPCRAENPNIVAAYNKYKNKGFTVLGVSLDKDDYEWKNAIRNDRLTWSQVSDLKQWESAVVPLYGISAIPFNILVDPQGKVIAEGLRGPDLQNKLATLFP, encoded by the coding sequence ATGAAGCATTTAATCTATATAGTGTTTTTGGCGATCCTGTTTGCAGGATGCAAGAATGAACATAAGAAAACCTTTACCGTTAACGGTACTGTTGCAAACACGCAGGAGAAAAGGATGTACCTGGAAGAGGTTCCGGTCGGATCTATGCAGCCTGTTATTGTAGATTCTGCTGAAATTGAAAATGGAAATTTTACACTGAAAACAGAAGCTGCTGAAGACGTGATCTACAATCTCCGGCTGGGACAGCTGGAGTATCCGGTTGCTTCTGTAATCAATGATGTGCCCGCTGTAGAAGTGAGCATTACCATGAGTAAATTAAATCCGGCCTTTCCGGAAGGCTACGAAGTAAAGAACTCTCCGGCCAGTCAGGTGATGAAGGAGTACCTGTTCAGTTTTCAAAACAAGCTGATTCCTGTTATTAATGACACTCATAAAATAGACAGCTTGCAACACATTCCCAAAATGGCAGACAGCACTATTGCAAAGGTCAGGCAGGACCGGGATCAAAAGGGCGCTGAGCTGAGGGAATATGCGCTTGGAGAAATAAAAAAAGCAGCCAACCCGGCTCTGTCCATCTTCCAGCTCGGCTTTTACCAGTCTTCTGCCAATAACCCTGAACTGGGCCTGAAACCCCTGGAGGACGATCTTGTGTTTTCTTTAATAGATGGTATTACAAAAAAGTACCCGGACCATGTGGCTGTAAACGGTTTAAAATTAAACCTGCAGCAGGCACGGGAAGCGGAAAAAAACAGATCCCTGGTCGGCAAGCAGGCGCCGGAGTTTACACTGCCGGATGCAACCGGCAATTCGATTGCTTTGAGCTCATTTCGCGGAAAATATGTGCTGGTGGATTTCTGGGCAAGCTGGTGCCGTCCCTGCCGCGCAGAGAACCCCAATATTGTTGCTGCCTATAATAAATATAAAAACAAAGGCTTTACAGTGCTGGGCGTTTCGCTGGATAAAGATGATTACGAGTGGAAAAATGCCATCCGGAATGACCGGTTGACCTGGTCCCAGGTGAGTGACCTGAAGCAATGGGAATCTGCTGTGGTGCCCCTCTATGGCATCAGCGCTATACCCTTTAATATTCTGGTTGACCCGCAGGGGAAGGTGATCGCAGAAGGCCTGCGGGGCCCTGACCTGCAAAACAAGCTGGCCACTCTTTTCCCATAG
- a CDS encoding ion transporter, whose translation MSLFRFIPDRSDVVQDQNRPDEKGTFREWLYITVFQSSTVAGKIFDIGLSVLILSNIILLMLESVPSISAKYEPAFQKFDVFFLVIFSGEYLLRLYCVRSAKKYAASFYGVIDLMAILPSYMEFLYPQWHVFMIVRCFRLLRIFRIFRMVRFLDESRILMLALIRGFRKILVFLFFVLLLAIFLGSLMYVVEFQKNSGFNTIPQSIYWAIVTITTVGYGDVAPVTATGKVIASFIMILGYAIIAVPTGILSASVIQEEKRNQGRRCPQCQVAGHDKEAIYCKNCGSKLSEQ comes from the coding sequence ATGTCCTTATTCCGTTTTATACCCGACCGGTCTGATGTGGTACAGGATCAGAACAGGCCTGATGAAAAAGGAACGTTCCGTGAATGGCTGTATATTACCGTTTTTCAGTCCAGCACAGTTGCAGGAAAGATCTTTGATATCGGATTATCGGTTCTGATCCTTTCCAATATTATCCTGCTGATGCTGGAAAGCGTTCCCTCGATTTCAGCAAAATATGAACCTGCTTTTCAGAAATTCGATGTTTTTTTCCTGGTTATCTTTTCCGGGGAATATCTCCTGCGCCTGTATTGCGTCCGTTCCGCAAAAAAATATGCCGCCAGTTTTTATGGCGTTATTGATCTGATGGCCATTTTGCCTTCCTATATGGAATTCCTTTACCCGCAATGGCATGTGTTTATGATTGTGCGCTGTTTCCGGCTGCTGCGCATTTTCCGCATCTTCCGGATGGTCAGATTCCTGGATGAAAGCAGGATACTGATGCTGGCCCTTATCAGGGGGTTCCGGAAGATACTGGTGTTCCTGTTCTTTGTGCTGTTATTGGCCATTTTCCTGGGCTCCTTAATGTATGTTGTGGAGTTTCAGAAAAATTCGGGTTTCAATACCATCCCGCAAAGCATTTACTGGGCCATTGTTACGATTACCACGGTTGGCTATGGAGACGTAGCACCGGTAACAGCCACCGGAAAGGTTATTGCCTCCTTTATTATGATCCTGGGTTATGCTATTATTGCCGTGCCTACCGGCATCCTGTCTGCATCAGTAATCCAGGAGGAAAAAAGGAACCAGGGAAGACGCTGCCCCCAATGCCAGGTGGCCGGGCATGATAAAGAGGCTATTTACTGTAAAAACTGCGGCAGTAAGCTGAGCGAACAATAA
- a CDS encoding S10 family peptidase: MTKIVICCCTAFLLIAGVHAQPSQPKTEPVKQEKPAEEQKSGSADLKFNPDAAVTTNHSVTIEGKKVTYKAIAGTMPVWDEDGKTIAGLFYTYYERTDVPKAGRPLVISFNGGPGSASVWMHIGYTGPVLLNIDEEGYPVQPYGYTENPHSILDVADIVYVDPVNTGYSRSVGKDVPKSKFFGVNADIKYLADWINTFVTRYDRWGSPKYLIGESYGTTRVSGLALELQQAHWMYLNGVVLVSPTDLGIERGTATGAALRLPYFAATAWYHKKLSGEYLQKDLEAFLPEVEQFTMNQLLPAINKGSQLDETARKSIARQMAAYSGLPEQLILQNNLDISPNLFWKELLRSEGFTIGRLDSRYKGIDRRDGGERPDFNAELTAWLHAFTPPVNMYLRNELNYKTDYPYNVFGSVWPWDNNNDHTGENLRSAMAINPYLHLLVQSGYYDGACDYFNAKYSLWQMDPSGKLKGRIQWRGFRSGHMMYLRKEDLKTSTGQLRDFIKSSLPKNAARY; the protein is encoded by the coding sequence ATGACCAAAATTGTAATCTGTTGCTGTACGGCTTTCTTACTGATCGCAGGCGTTCATGCACAGCCATCCCAACCCAAAACAGAACCGGTAAAACAGGAAAAACCCGCTGAAGAACAGAAGAGCGGTTCGGCAGACCTTAAGTTTAACCCGGATGCTGCCGTAACTACCAATCATAGTGTTACCATAGAAGGTAAAAAAGTGACCTACAAGGCTATTGCAGGAACCATGCCTGTTTGGGATGAAGACGGGAAAACGATTGCGGGGTTATTTTATACCTATTATGAACGGACAGACGTTCCCAAAGCCGGAAGGCCCCTGGTCATCTCGTTTAACGGTGGCCCCGGGTCCGCATCTGTATGGATGCATATCGGCTATACAGGGCCGGTGCTGCTGAATATTGATGAGGAAGGGTACCCTGTTCAGCCCTACGGATACACGGAAAACCCTCACTCGATCCTGGATGTGGCAGATATTGTTTATGTAGATCCTGTTAATACCGGTTATTCAAGAAGCGTGGGTAAAGATGTGCCCAAAAGCAAATTCTTTGGCGTAAATGCAGACATCAAATACCTGGCAGACTGGATCAATACCTTTGTAACCCGCTACGACCGCTGGGGCTCACCCAAATACCTGATCGGTGAGAGCTATGGAACCACAAGGGTTTCGGGGCTGGCACTGGAACTGCAGCAGGCACACTGGATGTATTTAAACGGGGTAGTGCTGGTTTCGCCTACTGACCTGGGCATTGAACGTGGAACTGCCACAGGAGCTGCCTTACGGTTACCTTATTTTGCAGCAACGGCCTGGTACCATAAAAAATTATCCGGTGAATATTTACAGAAAGACCTGGAAGCCTTTCTGCCGGAGGTGGAGCAGTTTACTATGAACCAGTTGTTACCGGCCATCAACAAGGGAAGCCAGCTGGATGAAACAGCCAGGAAGTCCATTGCCCGGCAGATGGCGGCTTACTCCGGCTTGCCGGAACAGCTCATTCTGCAAAACAATTTGGATATATCGCCCAACTTATTCTGGAAAGAATTATTGCGTAGCGAAGGGTTTACCATTGGCCGGCTGGACTCCCGTTACAAGGGCATTGACAGGCGCGATGGTGGGGAGCGGCCGGATTTTAATGCAGAGCTGACCGCCTGGCTGCACGCATTTACGCCTCCTGTTAATATGTACCTGAGAAATGAGCTGAACTATAAAACAGACTACCCGTATAATGTATTCGGGTCTGTATGGCCCTGGGATAATAATAATGACCATACCGGTGAAAACCTCAGAAGCGCTATGGCCATTAATCCCTACCTGCATTTGCTGGTACAGTCCGGTTACTATGATGGAGCCTGCGATTATTTTAATGCCAAATACAGCCTTTGGCAGATGGACCCGTCAGGAAAACTAAAGGGCCGTATACAATGGAGAGGGTTCAGAAGCGGGCACATGATGTATCTGAGAAAAGAAGATCTGAAAACCAGTACAGGGCAGTTAAGGGATTTTATTAAAAGTTCCCTGCCAAAAAATGCAGCCCGGTATTAA
- a CDS encoding PDZ domain-containing protein has protein sequence MRSYYFLFALLLPGFGWAQSDNQNKEAEQIIITKKGTADGRMNIVVDGDKVTVNGKPVDTDKDADISVQRKKIKDLDVYNDDDGQFGRGRSFNNFNGTWQQMPAPNKAMLGVVTQKTDDGVTVINVTGESAADKAGLKEGDIITQVDGTTITTPDGLSSAIKDKDPGDKVSITYKRDGKTFTTSATLTKWKAPEGNGYFNQGNGNTFSMPPMDLNELFRQMPNQGRNRNYRFYSYPDMDSDSPKIGIRIQELDKGDGVKILEVEKGSDADKAGLKSGDIIKEINGRTINSTDNAGRVIRDNRKSSLEFKINRNGHNQTITVTQPSRIKTADL, from the coding sequence ATGAGGTCTTATTATTTTCTGTTTGCATTACTGCTGCCGGGTTTTGGATGGGCGCAATCAGACAATCAAAACAAAGAAGCCGAGCAGATCATTATAACAAAAAAAGGAACGGCCGATGGCAGGATGAATATTGTGGTTGACGGCGATAAAGTTACAGTAAACGGTAAACCGGTAGACACGGATAAGGATGCCGATATTTCTGTACAAAGAAAAAAAATCAAGGACCTGGATGTATACAATGATGATGACGGGCAGTTTGGCCGTGGCCGTTCCTTTAACAATTTTAATGGAACCTGGCAGCAGATGCCGGCACCAAACAAAGCCATGCTGGGTGTAGTTACACAAAAAACAGATGATGGAGTTACAGTAATAAATGTGACCGGGGAAAGCGCTGCAGATAAGGCGGGCCTGAAAGAAGGGGATATTATTACCCAGGTAGACGGAACAACCATTACAACTCCCGACGGCCTCTCTTCGGCAATAAAAGATAAGGATCCGGGCGACAAAGTATCCATTACCTATAAAAGGGACGGTAAAACATTTACAACAAGCGCAACGCTTACAAAATGGAAAGCGCCGGAAGGTAACGGATACTTTAACCAGGGTAATGGTAATACTTTTTCCATGCCGCCCATGGATCTTAATGAGCTCTTCCGTCAGATGCCTAACCAGGGAAGAAACAGGAATTACCGGTTTTACAGCTATCCGGATATGGATTCCGACAGCCCTAAAATCGGTATCCGCATCCAGGAGCTGGATAAAGGCGATGGGGTAAAGATCCTGGAAGTGGAAAAAGGCTCGGATGCGGACAAGGCCGGTTTAAAAAGCGGGGACATCATTAAAGAGATCAATGGCCGGACTATAAATTCAACAGATAATGCAGGCCGGGTGATCAGAGATAACAGGAAGTCTTCCCTGGAATTTAAGATAAACCGTAACGGGCATAACCAAACAATAACCGTAACCCAGCCTTCCCGTATAAAAACGGCAGATCTGTAA
- the gatB gene encoding Asp-tRNA(Asn)/Glu-tRNA(Gln) amidotransferase subunit GatB, giving the protein MDLSEKYEVVIGLEVHAQLLTSSKLFCGDSIAFGAPPNTHVSPITLAHPGSLPKMNEKAIEYAVKLGLACHCDIEQKNYFARKNYFYPDLPKGYQISQHTTPICKNGFITVKTSSGTKNIRLNRIHMEEDAGKSLHDVDAYNTAVDYNRAGTPLVEIVTEPDIRSSEEAFAYITELRKLVRYLEVCDGNMEEGSLRCDANISVRLKGAEKLGTKVEVKNLNSIRNVKKAIDFEAERLMNLLEKGATIRQQTRSFDAGSGTTFAIRDKEDAEDYRYFPDPDLPPFDLKDAYIAAIRSRIPALPAERIQRYTLEYQLPEYDAQVITEEREVADYFEAIIQQCSNYKAAANWMLGPVKNWLNEHNTPISCFPIKPDQIAGLVDVVGSGKVSFSIASTKLFQLLLQHPDETPLALAEKNNLIQQSATADLEPVVNAVLERLADKVIAYKKGKKGLLALFVGEVMKQTKGKADPKKTNELLLEKLK; this is encoded by the coding sequence ATGGATTTGAGCGAAAAATATGAAGTGGTAATTGGCCTTGAGGTACACGCCCAGTTACTTACCAGTAGTAAACTATTTTGCGGGGACAGTATTGCTTTTGGAGCTCCCCCTAATACACATGTCAGCCCCATTACGCTGGCTCATCCCGGCAGTTTGCCCAAAATGAATGAAAAAGCCATAGAGTATGCCGTAAAGCTGGGCCTGGCCTGTCATTGTGATATAGAGCAAAAAAATTATTTCGCCCGCAAGAATTATTTTTATCCTGATCTGCCCAAAGGGTACCAGATCTCCCAGCACACAACGCCCATTTGCAAGAATGGATTTATTACCGTAAAGACCAGCAGTGGCACAAAGAACATACGCCTGAACCGTATTCATATGGAAGAAGATGCCGGAAAAAGCCTGCATGATGTAGATGCGTATAATACAGCTGTTGATTATAACCGGGCTGGCACTCCCCTGGTAGAAATTGTTACTGAACCGGATATCCGCAGCAGCGAAGAGGCTTTTGCCTATATTACCGAACTGCGCAAACTGGTCCGTTATTTAGAAGTATGTGACGGGAATATGGAAGAAGGCAGCCTGCGTTGTGATGCGAATATTTCTGTGCGCCTGAAGGGAGCAGAAAAGCTCGGAACCAAAGTAGAAGTGAAAAACCTGAACTCCATCCGGAACGTAAAAAAAGCGATTGATTTTGAGGCAGAACGGCTAATGAACCTGTTGGAAAAAGGGGCCACCATCCGCCAGCAGACCCGCAGTTTTGATGCGGGCAGCGGAACTACTTTTGCCATACGTGACAAAGAAGATGCAGAAGATTACCGCTACTTTCCCGATCCTGACCTGCCCCCCTTTGATTTAAAGGATGCGTACATTGCGGCTATCCGCAGCAGGATCCCTGCTTTACCTGCCGAACGCATACAGCGGTATACTTTGGAATACCAGTTGCCGGAATATGATGCACAGGTAATAACAGAAGAGCGGGAAGTGGCCGATTATTTTGAAGCTATCATTCAGCAGTGCAGCAACTACAAAGCAGCCGCCAACTGGATGCTGGGGCCTGTAAAGAACTGGCTCAATGAGCACAATACCCCTATCAGTTGCTTTCCCATAAAGCCGGATCAAATTGCCGGCCTGGTTGATGTGGTAGGTTCTGGCAAAGTAAGCTTTTCCATTGCTTCTACAAAGCTCTTCCAATTGCTGTTACAGCACCCGGATGAAACGCCCCTGGCTTTAGCGGAAAAAAATAATCTGATCCAGCAATCAGCTACAGCGGACCTGGAACCGGTGGTGAACGCTGTTCTGGAACGCCTTGCGGATAAAGTAATTGCCTATAAAAAAGGCAAAAAAGGCTTACTGGCCCTTTTTGTAGGTGAAGTGATGAAACAGACAAAAGGGAAAGCAGATCCTAAAAAAACCAATGAGCTGCTACTGGAAAAGTTAAAATAA
- a CDS encoding YceI family protein — protein sequence MAKWTLDPMHSEIGFKVRHLVISNVSGKFTKFEGTVVADKEDFSDAKVSFSADVNSISTGAEQRDEHLKGPDFFDTANYPKLTFESTAITSKGDSEFELTGDLTLHGVTKPVTLQVELGGVGPNNYGQTIAGFELTGKINRKDFGLTWHAVTETGGVVVSDEVKLNISAELVKEA from the coding sequence ATGGCAAAATGGACGCTTGATCCGATGCACTCGGAAATAGGTTTTAAGGTAAGACACCTCGTAATATCCAACGTATCAGGAAAGTTTACAAAATTTGAAGGAACAGTCGTTGCAGATAAGGAGGATTTCAGCGATGCAAAAGTTTCATTCAGTGCTGATGTTAACAGTATTTCTACAGGTGCGGAGCAGCGGGATGAGCATCTGAAAGGGCCCGATTTTTTTGATACCGCTAATTATCCCAAACTGACTTTTGAATCAACAGCCATTACGTCAAAAGGCGATAGCGAATTTGAGTTGACCGGTGATCTTACTTTGCATGGAGTAACAAAACCGGTTACCCTGCAGGTAGAATTAGGCGGCGTGGGCCCCAATAATTACGGGCAGACCATTGCGGGGTTTGAGCTGACCGGCAAGATCAATCGTAAAGATTTTGGATTAACCTGGCACGCGGTTACAGAAACCGGAGGTGTGGTGGTAAGCGATGAAGTAAAGCTGAACATTAGTGCAGAACTGGTAAAAGAAGCATAA